From Phycisphaerae bacterium:
GACGCCAACAAAATCCGCCGGCTGAGCGGCGGCAAGGTGATCTGCGGCTTTGCCGGGTCCGCGGCCGACGCGTTCGCGCTTCTGGATCGATTCGAGAAGAAGCTCGATGAGTTCAAGGGTAATGTTCGCCGGGCAGCGATCGAACTGGCCAAGGATTGGCGCACCGACCGCGTCCTTCGCCACCTTGAATCGATGCTGGCCGTCGTGGACAGCCAGACCTCTCTGATCATCGGAGGAAGCGGCGACGTGATCGAGCCGACGGAGGGCGTCATCGGGATCGGCTCGGGCGGCATGTATGCCGTCGCCGCCGCGAGGGCCCTGCTCAAACACTCGAATCTCCCCGCCGCCGACATCGTCCGCGAAGCCCTGGCGATCGCCGCGGATATCTGCGTGTATACCAATCACAACATCATCGTCGAGACGCTTCCTTGAAACCGCGCGGGACATAGGCCAAGTTGGTCGGTTTCTTCCGCAGCACGTGGCCAAGGGAAGTCATCATCCGAGATGACTGCTCGGCCGGTCAGGTCAGATCAGTCAACAGACTGCTCGCTGACCACGATCTCCAGCGGCTGGCCGGTGGTGGCCGGGTGCGTCACATGGA
This genomic window contains:
- the hslV gene encoding ATP-dependent protease subunit HslV, whose amino-acid sequence is MRQGETAIQATTILAVRRGEQTAIGGDGQVTIGQTALKHDANKIRRLSGGKVICGFAGSAADAFALLDRFEKKLDEFKGNVRRAAIELAKDWRTDRVLRHLESMLAVVDSQTSLIIGGSGDVIEPTEGVIGIGSGGMYAVAAARALLKHSNLPAADIVREALAIAADICVYTNHNIIVETLP